A region of Polynucleobacter sp. JS-Mosq-20-D10 DNA encodes the following proteins:
- a CDS encoding glycosyltransferase family 2 protein, with translation MPTLSVILITRNEEANLADCLASLEGIAQQIVVVDTNSTDSTLEIAKNHGAVISQPADWPGFGPQKNRALDLATGEWVLSLDADERLTPALRTEILTAIHHSAHVDCFAIPRLSWYCGRFIRHSGWTPDYVDRLFKRGTARFSDDLVHERLTPHGQVAKLENPMLHYSFMNFSQVLQKIDRYSTASAEQAFAKGRRSNPLKAILHGLWAFFRTYFIRAGFLDGYQGLALALSNAEGSYYRYMKIWLIQNQTEE, from the coding sequence ATGCCCACCTTATCCGTCATACTCATTACTCGCAATGAAGAGGCCAATTTGGCCGATTGTTTGGCTTCCCTAGAAGGGATTGCCCAGCAAATCGTAGTTGTCGACACCAATAGCACCGATAGCACCCTAGAAATCGCCAAAAACCATGGGGCTGTGATCAGCCAGCCGGCGGACTGGCCTGGATTTGGGCCTCAAAAGAACCGCGCCCTAGACTTGGCAACAGGGGAGTGGGTACTCTCCCTAGATGCCGATGAGCGCCTCACCCCAGCCCTCAGAACTGAGATTCTGACCGCTATTCATCATTCAGCCCATGTTGACTGTTTTGCAATTCCGCGTCTATCTTGGTATTGCGGTCGCTTCATTCGTCATTCTGGCTGGACCCCTGATTATGTCGATCGACTATTTAAACGCGGCACTGCCCGCTTCTCGGATGATCTTGTTCATGAGCGACTGACTCCCCATGGGCAAGTAGCAAAGCTAGAGAATCCAATGCTGCATTACAGCTTCATGAACTTCTCACAGGTTTTACAAAAAATTGATCGTTATTCAACAGCATCAGCTGAACAAGCATTTGCCAAAGGCAGGCGAAGTAATCCCCTTAAAGCAATTCTGCATGGTTTATGGGCATTCTTCAGAACCTACTTTATTAGAGCGGGATTCCTAGATGGCTACCAAGGTCTTGCATTAGCACTCTCAAATGCTGAAGGTAGTTACTATCGGTACATGAAAATTTGGCTTATTCAAAACCAAACAGAAGAATGA
- the rlmH gene encoding 23S rRNA (pseudouridine(1915)-N(3))-methyltransferase RlmH, whose product MRLTIVSVGHKMPEWVATATHDYIKRMPSDCSIEIKEIKPDLSPAKEAVKIATAIPKGSRVIALDERGKDQTTQNLATQLAGWRQEGFDITFLIGGADGLDPSLKENAQAMWRLSSLTLPHAMARVLLVEQLYRAWTILQGHPYHRE is encoded by the coding sequence ATGCGTTTAACGATTGTTTCTGTTGGTCACAAAATGCCAGAATGGGTTGCAACTGCAACCCATGATTACATTAAGCGCATGCCCTCAGATTGCAGCATTGAAATTAAAGAGATCAAACCTGATCTCAGTCCAGCCAAAGAAGCTGTCAAAATTGCAACAGCCATTCCGAAAGGGTCTCGGGTGATTGCACTTGATGAGCGCGGCAAAGATCAAACTACACAAAATCTAGCTACCCAGTTGGCAGGCTGGCGACAAGAAGGTTTTGATATCACTTTTTTGATTGGCGGTGCCGATGGGCTCGATCCCAGTCTCAAAGAGAATGCTCAAGCGATGTGGCGCCTTTCGAGTCTGACCCTGCCACATGCCATGGCAAGAGTCTTATTAGTTGAGCAACTCTATCGAGCTTGGACTATTTTACAAGGCCACCCCTATCACCGCGAGTAA
- a CDS encoding glycosyltransferase family 9 protein — MTAFSALKPKKVLFIATRQIGDVLVTTPLISQARELWPDAEFHFLGYRGKLEMLKGNPDISQIIETSDRPNLKEYFSLFIKLFQRYDLAVVTQPSDRAYFYGLAAAHHRVGVLGGHPQGLTEQDQAKKSKSAKQNAWKKAISLHTVDVDYFAQHVITEKLRLLEIFFKNPLELFKKPVSVTAPAGDPIAPSIAAQLHLSYVVVHPGPLTAYKRWPLAYWQTLLTWITKQGWQVVLSASPAKQDLQLNQDILSLLDEATRKHIVDTAGQLTIPQAGTLIRGAIAYVGVDTSITHLAAACNTPTITLFGPTPPTNFGPWPNGFVGEQPYQLRARTQTIGNVTILQGPGECVPCRKAGCEDRASSNSECLDQLDPIQVIAALQSATKK, encoded by the coding sequence ATGACTGCATTCTCAGCGCTGAAGCCGAAAAAAGTTTTGTTTATTGCGACTCGCCAAATTGGGGATGTCCTTGTCACTACGCCACTAATTTCACAGGCGCGTGAACTATGGCCTGATGCGGAGTTTCACTTTTTAGGCTACCGCGGTAAGCTTGAGATGCTCAAAGGCAATCCCGATATTTCCCAGATCATTGAAACTTCAGACCGCCCAAATCTCAAAGAGTATTTCTCTTTATTTATCAAACTCTTTCAACGATATGATCTAGCTGTTGTCACACAACCCAGTGATCGCGCCTATTTTTATGGCCTAGCAGCAGCTCATCACCGCGTGGGTGTACTAGGCGGTCATCCTCAAGGACTCACTGAGCAAGATCAAGCTAAGAAAAGTAAGAGCGCTAAACAAAATGCCTGGAAAAAGGCCATCAGCTTACATACAGTTGATGTAGATTATTTTGCACAACATGTCATTACGGAAAAGCTTCGACTACTTGAGATCTTTTTTAAAAATCCACTGGAATTATTTAAGAAACCAGTTTCGGTAACAGCTCCCGCTGGTGATCCGATCGCCCCAAGCATTGCCGCTCAACTGCACTTGTCTTATGTCGTAGTGCATCCCGGACCTTTAACCGCATATAAGCGTTGGCCACTGGCGTATTGGCAAACATTGCTGACATGGATTACAAAACAAGGCTGGCAAGTAGTGCTGAGCGCATCCCCAGCTAAGCAAGATCTACAACTCAATCAAGATATTCTTTCATTGCTTGATGAAGCAACCCGTAAGCATATCGTTGATACCGCGGGCCAGCTCACTATCCCACAGGCGGGAACACTGATTCGTGGAGCGATAGCTTATGTTGGGGTAGATACCTCAATCACACACCTAGCAGCTGCATGCAATACACCCACCATTACTCTATTTGGTCCAACACCACCCACCAACTTTGGGCCGTGGCCTAATGGTTTTGTTGGTGAACAACCCTATCAATTAAGAGCTCGCACGCAGACGATTGGAAATGTCACAATCCTACAAGGACCTGGTGAATGCGTTCCCTGCCGCAAAGCGGGTTGCGAGGATCGCGCAAGTAGTAATAGCGAGTGCTTAGACCAGCTAGACCCAATTCAAGTGATCGCAGCACTGCAAAGCGCAACTAAGAAATAA
- the rng gene encoding ribonuclease G, with amino-acid sequence MNEEILINITPQETRVALIQQGAVQELQIERTRQRGIVGNIYLAKVVRVLPGMQSAFIEIGLERTAFMHVADITQNNPQAQIEKLLFEGQNILVQVLKDPLGTKGARLTTQLSIAGRNLVYLPPAGTDIATEKYIGVSQRIDQPEEREAIKVRLAGLMPTDEKGGIIVRTSAQEASDTELEHDMHYLRTTWEKIREAVNHKAAPSLLYQDLNLAERVLRDLASEETIKIRVDSAENFEKLKGFAMLYMPNLLDKLTLHRGERALFDLFDVDAEINKALGRRVDLKSGGYLMIDQTESMTTIDVNTGSYVGARNLDDTVFKTNLEAAQAIARQLRLRNLGGIIIIDFIDMLSKEHQESVLHELNRNLERDHARTSVNDFSSLGLVEMTRKRTRESLAHITCEPCATCQGKGEIKTAQTVCYEILREIVREHRQFNPREFRIVAAPDVIDLFLEEENQFLAQLGDFIAKPIKLQAEGSFRQEQYDIVLS; translated from the coding sequence ATGAACGAAGAAATTCTGATCAACATCACCCCCCAAGAAACACGGGTGGCACTAATTCAGCAAGGTGCTGTTCAAGAGCTTCAGATCGAGCGTACCCGTCAACGCGGCATTGTCGGGAATATCTATTTAGCTAAAGTGGTACGCGTACTACCTGGCATGCAATCCGCCTTCATTGAAATCGGCTTGGAACGCACTGCATTTATGCACGTCGCCGACATCACTCAAAATAACCCTCAAGCTCAAATCGAAAAATTACTCTTCGAGGGTCAAAATATTCTCGTGCAGGTTCTTAAGGATCCATTAGGAACAAAAGGTGCACGACTCACAACTCAACTCAGTATTGCTGGCCGTAATTTAGTTTACCTACCACCAGCCGGGACAGATATAGCCACTGAAAAATATATTGGAGTCTCCCAAAGAATTGATCAACCTGAAGAGCGTGAGGCCATTAAGGTAAGGCTTGCAGGACTCATGCCTACCGATGAAAAAGGTGGGATTATCGTTCGCACTAGTGCACAAGAAGCCAGCGATACCGAGCTCGAGCACGACATGCATTACCTGCGCACCACTTGGGAAAAGATTCGTGAGGCTGTAAATCACAAGGCCGCGCCTAGCTTGCTTTATCAGGATCTGAATCTAGCTGAACGTGTATTGCGTGACCTTGCTAGTGAAGAAACTATAAAAATTCGGGTGGACTCAGCAGAGAACTTTGAAAAACTCAAAGGGTTCGCTATGCTGTATATGCCAAACCTTTTGGACAAACTCACGCTACATCGTGGCGAGCGCGCCCTATTTGATTTATTTGATGTGGATGCTGAAATCAATAAAGCGCTTGGCAGAAGAGTTGATCTTAAATCAGGTGGCTACCTGATGATTGATCAAACAGAATCCATGACTACGATTGATGTCAACACCGGTAGTTATGTCGGCGCACGCAATCTAGATGACACCGTATTTAAAACTAATCTTGAAGCTGCTCAGGCAATCGCTCGTCAATTACGTTTACGTAATCTTGGCGGCATCATCATCATCGACTTTATTGATATGTTGAGCAAAGAACATCAGGAATCAGTTTTACATGAACTCAATCGTAATTTAGAACGTGATCATGCTCGCACCTCGGTGAATGACTTCTCTTCGCTAGGTCTAGTGGAGATGACACGTAAACGCACTCGAGAATCTCTGGCCCATATCACCTGTGAGCCATGTGCTACGTGCCAAGGCAAAGGTGAAATTAAAACTGCGCAAACGGTTTGCTACGAGATTTTGCGAGAGATTGTGCGCGAGCATCGCCAATTTAACCCCCGGGAATTTAGAATCGTTGCCGCCCCTGATGTCATTGACCTTTTCCTTGAGGAGGAGAATCAGTTCTTGGCACAGTTAGGTGACTTTATTGCTAAGCCGATCAAACTCCAGGCAGAAGGCAGCTTCCGCCAAGAGCAGTACGATATCGTACTAAGCTAA
- a CDS encoding nucleoside triphosphate pyrophosphatase: MFSYIYLASQSPRRQELLKQIGVQFEMLIAAPGEDTETLETPLPHEKARAYVERVTFAKSAIALARWQNSGKPWAPILCADTTVSLPGNLAGEILGKPNDAFDAARILKMLSGKVHEVLTAVVLTTDPKTNPLCLVQVSEVEFAHLTQAQIDAYIQSGEPFGKAGAYGIQGLGGSFIPSIKGSYSGIMGLPIFEVNQLLDFAKVARI, encoded by the coding sequence ATGTTTTCTTATATTTACCTTGCCTCACAGAGTCCCAGACGCCAGGAACTGCTCAAACAAATTGGCGTCCAGTTTGAAATGTTAATTGCAGCACCTGGCGAGGATACGGAAACTCTTGAAACCCCCCTCCCCCATGAAAAGGCGCGTGCTTACGTTGAGCGAGTTACCTTTGCCAAAAGTGCTATTGCCTTAGCTAGGTGGCAAAACAGCGGTAAACCTTGGGCACCCATCTTGTGTGCAGACACTACTGTTAGTCTACCTGGCAATCTGGCTGGTGAAATCCTTGGAAAACCTAATGATGCTTTCGATGCTGCGCGTATTCTAAAAATGCTGAGCGGCAAAGTACATGAGGTTTTAACTGCAGTTGTACTCACAACTGATCCCAAAACAAATCCCCTTTGCCTGGTACAAGTTTCTGAGGTGGAATTTGCCCATTTAACTCAAGCTCAAATTGACGCTTATATTCAGAGTGGCGAGCCCTTTGGCAAGGCTGGGGCGTATGGCATTCAAGGTCTTGGTGGATCTTTTATTCCCTCAATTAAAGGCAGCTATAGCGGTATCATGGGGTTACCTATATTCGAAGTTAACCAATTATTAGATTTCGCTAAAGTCGCCCGCATATGA
- the galE gene encoding UDP-glucose 4-epimerase GalE, giving the protein MNILLTGGMGYIGSHTALLLANAGHQVHIYDNLCNSNIGTLERVQKICSKNIGFTEGDVRDTEKLSKVLRDAKIQAVIHLAGLKAVGESSQKPIEYYANNVQGSISLIQAMQAVHINTLVFSSSATVYGDPVYLPYDEDHPTSPTNPYGRNKLQVEEILRDLSKSDKEWKIACLRYFNPVGAHESGLIGEDPNGIPNNLMPVIGQVVNGKLPLLNIFGDDYDTPDGTGKRDYIHVMDLAEGHLAALIWLQGNTGCHTFNLGSGDSYSVLDLLRHFEEASGHKIPYEIVGRRPGDLPEYYAKADKAEKILSWKTKQKLSDICNSSWLWIKNSRKN; this is encoded by the coding sequence TTGAATATTTTACTTACTGGTGGCATGGGTTATATCGGTAGCCATACAGCCCTACTCTTGGCGAATGCTGGCCATCAGGTTCATATTTACGATAATCTCTGCAATAGCAATATTGGCACTTTAGAGCGAGTGCAGAAGATTTGCTCTAAGAACATTGGATTTACTGAAGGGGATGTCCGGGATACCGAAAAACTAAGCAAAGTATTGCGCGACGCAAAAATTCAAGCAGTAATTCATCTGGCAGGGTTAAAGGCTGTCGGAGAATCCTCTCAAAAGCCAATTGAATACTATGCCAATAATGTTCAGGGCAGCATTAGCCTGATACAAGCAATGCAAGCGGTTCATATTAATACTCTAGTATTTAGTAGCAGTGCTACCGTTTATGGCGACCCAGTTTATCTACCCTATGATGAAGATCATCCAACTAGCCCAACGAATCCTTATGGCCGCAATAAGCTCCAAGTAGAGGAGATACTAAGAGACCTTAGTAAAAGCGATAAGGAATGGAAGATAGCCTGTCTTAGATACTTTAATCCAGTAGGCGCTCATGAATCAGGACTCATTGGTGAGGATCCCAATGGGATCCCAAATAATTTGATGCCAGTCATTGGGCAAGTTGTAAACGGGAAGCTACCCTTACTCAATATTTTTGGGGATGACTACGACACCCCAGACGGCACGGGTAAGCGTGACTATATCCATGTCATGGATTTGGCCGAAGGCCACTTAGCAGCGCTCATCTGGCTTCAGGGCAATACTGGCTGCCACACCTTCAACCTAGGTAGCGGCGATAGCTATAGTGTTCTCGATCTCCTACGCCACTTCGAAGAAGCCAGCGGTCATAAAATCCCATATGAAATAGTTGGCCGCCGTCCGGGAGATCTTCCGGAGTACTACGCCAAGGCCGATAAAGCAGAGAAAATACTGAGCTGGAAAACCAAGCAGAAGCTATCCGATATTTGTAATAGCTCTTGGCTCTGGATCAAAAACTCCAGAAAGAATTAA
- a CDS encoding nicotinate-nicotinamide nucleotide adenylyltransferase, whose product MISVHLDTPKKIGILGGTFDPPHLGHLKLAIHFAKVLHLDTLLLIPSGEPWQKSPVITPAEIRLELTEAACADLARAFLYLKIPTQLGVDRIEIDRVGPSYAIDTAKALRERFGPQVNLTWLMGADSLINLPSWKSWDQLLGLVNFAVASRPHHELPAQISPEIKTLLEKYQCIDTNTLEKSLFGRIYLDNSLAVDLSSTVLRNQLKSASRSDIASEHIPSHALEIITNLGLYK is encoded by the coding sequence TTGATCTCAGTACATTTGGACACTCCAAAAAAAATTGGCATTCTGGGTGGTACGTTTGACCCGCCACATCTTGGTCACCTTAAACTGGCCATCCATTTTGCAAAGGTTCTGCACCTTGACACACTGCTCCTCATCCCCAGTGGCGAGCCTTGGCAAAAAAGCCCTGTCATCACACCTGCGGAAATACGCCTTGAACTCACTGAAGCGGCGTGCGCTGATTTAGCTAGGGCATTTCTGTATCTAAAAATACCGACTCAACTTGGAGTTGATCGCATCGAAATTGATCGGGTAGGCCCAAGCTATGCAATCGATACAGCCAAAGCTCTGAGAGAACGTTTTGGGCCTCAGGTTAACTTAACTTGGTTAATGGGAGCCGACTCTCTTATCAATCTGCCCTCCTGGAAGTCCTGGGATCAATTACTAGGACTCGTGAATTTCGCAGTGGCCAGCAGGCCTCATCATGAACTCCCCGCCCAAATCAGCCCTGAAATTAAGACTTTATTAGAAAAGTATCAATGTATTGATACAAACACCCTTGAAAAAAGTCTCTTTGGCCGCATCTACTTAGATAACAGTCTTGCAGTAGACCTTTCATCCACAGTGCTTCGAAATCAGCTGAAAAGCGCTTCTCGCAGTGATATTGCTTCCGAGCACATTCCATCCCATGCTTTAGAAATCATTACAAATTTAGGTCTGTACAAGTAA
- the hemF gene encoding oxygen-dependent coproporphyrinogen oxidase — translation MNIAELEAYFLGLQERITTAMSALDGKAFMVDAWEKPEDSKLRGYGRTCTLDSGNILEKGGVGFSHVRGDQMPPSASHHRPEVAGRSFEAMGVSLVFHPNNPKVPTTHMNVRCFIAQAPNKEPVWWFGGGFDLTPYYGVDEDCKHFHQTAKDALDPFGKELHPRFKKWCDEYFYLKHREEPRGIGGVFFDDFNDLGFEQSFAMTRAVGDAFIDAYLPIVERRYKDSFTPEEKAFQEYRRGRYVEYNLLFDRGTIFGLHSGGRTESILMSMPPVVQWWYNWQPKPGTPEAKLYDYYLKPRDWLA, via the coding sequence ATTAATATTGCAGAATTGGAAGCTTACTTTTTAGGCCTGCAAGAGCGCATCACTACTGCCATGAGCGCACTCGATGGCAAAGCCTTTATGGTGGATGCTTGGGAGAAACCAGAAGATAGCAAGCTGCGGGGTTATGGGCGCACCTGTACTTTAGATAGCGGCAATATATTGGAAAAAGGTGGCGTAGGCTTTTCTCATGTTCGCGGTGATCAAATGCCCCCTTCAGCCTCACACCATCGCCCAGAAGTTGCTGGACGTAGCTTTGAAGCGATGGGCGTTTCCTTGGTGTTTCACCCAAATAATCCCAAGGTGCCAACCACTCACATGAATGTGCGCTGCTTTATCGCCCAAGCTCCCAATAAAGAGCCAGTTTGGTGGTTTGGAGGTGGCTTTGATCTTACTCCCTACTATGGCGTTGATGAGGACTGCAAACATTTCCATCAAACCGCTAAAGATGCTTTAGACCCGTTTGGTAAAGAGCTACATCCACGATTCAAAAAATGGTGTGATGAATATTTTTATCTCAAGCATCGTGAAGAGCCTCGCGGTATCGGCGGCGTGTTCTTTGACGACTTCAATGACCTAGGTTTTGAGCAAAGCTTTGCCATGACGCGTGCTGTTGGCGATGCGTTTATTGATGCTTACTTACCGATTGTGGAACGTCGTTATAAAGATAGTTTTACGCCCGAAGAAAAAGCGTTTCAAGAATACCGTCGTGGTCGTTATGTGGAGTACAACTTGCTGTTCGACCGAGGCACCATTTTTGGCCTGCACTCTGGCGGACGGACAGAATCTATTTTGATGTCTATGCCACCCGTAGTGCAGTGGTGGTACAACTGGCAACCAAAACCAGGTACGCCAGAGGCAAAGCTATACGACTACTATCTTAAGCCCCGCGACTGGCTTGCATAA
- a CDS encoding glycosyltransferase family 2 protein, with amino-acid sequence MKISVIVATYNRIDALDFVLQSLETQTDSNFEILIADDGSKSDTQDFINALKLKSKLQIKHVWHEDLGFRLALIRNLASAEASGEYFIFLDGDCVVQPDFVAQHRSLAKKGCFTTGSRALLNEALTKDILSWPHWDFTKFRKNLLSYRLSGGINKYWPLKIKLGDGAWRNYKKFVWRRIKGCNLACWKADALAIGGFDETMTGWGHEDADFVFRLQNRGLIRKSGSWATEVLHLYHRINDQSNAAENERRVREKILAKAQ; translated from the coding sequence ATGAAGATCAGCGTAATTGTTGCAACGTACAACAGAATCGATGCTCTCGATTTTGTTTTGCAATCTCTCGAAACTCAAACAGACTCGAACTTTGAAATCCTCATTGCTGATGATGGCTCAAAGTCAGATACCCAAGATTTTATTAATGCCCTTAAGCTTAAATCCAAACTTCAGATTAAGCATGTCTGGCATGAAGATTTAGGTTTTCGCTTGGCCCTTATTCGCAACCTTGCAAGCGCAGAGGCTTCTGGCGAATACTTCATATTCTTAGATGGGGACTGCGTTGTTCAGCCAGACTTTGTCGCACAACATCGGAGCTTGGCGAAAAAAGGTTGTTTCACTACTGGCAGCAGAGCCTTACTCAATGAAGCCTTAACAAAAGATATCCTCTCTTGGCCTCATTGGGACTTCACGAAATTCAGAAAAAATCTATTAAGCTATCGACTTTCCGGTGGCATCAACAAGTACTGGCCCCTCAAAATCAAGCTAGGCGATGGCGCCTGGCGCAACTATAAAAAATTTGTCTGGCGCCGTATTAAAGGCTGCAACCTGGCGTGCTGGAAAGCTGACGCCCTGGCCATAGGTGGCTTTGATGAAACCATGACAGGCTGGGGGCATGAAGATGCAGATTTTGTTTTCCGATTGCAAAATCGTGGATTGATCAGAAAATCTGGATCCTGGGCAACTGAAGTACTGCACCTCTACCACCGCATCAATGATCAATCCAATGCTGCAGAAAATGAGCGTCGCGTCCGTGAAAAAATTCTCGCTAAAGCTCAGTAG
- the msbA gene encoding lipid A export permease/ATP-binding protein MsbA, producing the protein MNAQDRTALNRLIQYLKPHIGLIIGSILAMALVAGAETSIPALMKPLLDRGFTGQMDQKLWLVPVFLVGLAFVRGMAQFLSSYLLNRVINAVLLKMRMQMFKALLHSSTAFFQKNSASSLINAVVFEVNNALSIMGGMLISLVRDSLTVIGLIGYLIYLNWQLTLVVLMIFPIIAFIIGKINKRLRSLNREQQAMTSELAYIVEESAAGYKIVKVHGAEEYEMGRFMEKADRLRQFALKSAVAGGLNQPITQLIASMALSIVLVIALMQSATEGTTVGGFASFITAMLLVISPIKHLADINQPLQRGLTAAEMIFSLMDQPFEEDESRKENMKPLGKAKGAIRFEDVGFSYQQEAGRKDALTGVSLNIKPGEVVAFVGPSGGGKSTLVNLLPRFFRPTSGQIFLDDIPLEDIVLADVRKQLAFVSQDVILFNDSIAANVAYGATGADGIDRGRVIEALEAANLSALMKEMPDGIDTQIGDNGNRLSGGQRQRLAIARAIYKDAPILILDEATSALDSESERQVQDALERLMAGRTTLVIAHRLSTIEHADRIVVLEHGHVIENGSHEELIAKDGLYANLHRIQFSNA; encoded by the coding sequence ATGAATGCTCAAGACCGTACCGCCCTAAATCGCTTAATTCAGTACCTCAAGCCCCATATAGGCCTAATTATTGGCTCCATATTGGCCATGGCGCTGGTTGCTGGTGCAGAAACCTCTATTCCGGCCCTCATGAAGCCTTTGCTAGATCGTGGTTTCACTGGTCAGATGGATCAAAAACTCTGGCTGGTGCCAGTTTTCTTGGTTGGGCTGGCTTTCGTGCGAGGGATGGCGCAATTTTTGTCTAGCTATCTTTTAAATCGCGTTATCAATGCTGTGTTGCTGAAGATGCGTATGCAGATGTTTAAGGCATTGCTGCATTCAAGCACTGCGTTCTTTCAAAAGAACTCTGCATCCAGCTTAATTAATGCGGTAGTTTTTGAGGTAAATAATGCCCTCTCCATTATGGGTGGCATGTTGATTAGTTTGGTACGTGACTCTCTCACCGTAATTGGATTGATTGGTTACTTGATTTACCTAAATTGGCAGCTGACTTTAGTAGTGCTGATGATTTTCCCAATTATTGCCTTCATCATTGGAAAGATTAATAAACGCTTGCGCTCACTGAATCGTGAGCAGCAGGCTATGACAAGCGAGCTCGCCTACATTGTTGAAGAATCTGCAGCCGGGTACAAGATCGTGAAGGTGCATGGTGCTGAAGAGTACGAGATGGGCCGCTTTATGGAAAAAGCGGATCGTCTTCGTCAATTTGCCTTGAAATCAGCGGTTGCTGGCGGCTTAAATCAGCCAATCACCCAGCTCATTGCTTCTATGGCTCTGTCGATCGTCTTGGTCATCGCTTTAATGCAGTCAGCAACCGAGGGAACTACGGTTGGTGGCTTTGCCTCTTTTATTACTGCTATGTTGTTAGTCATATCGCCGATTAAACATCTCGCTGATATTAATCAGCCTCTGCAGCGGGGCTTAACTGCTGCAGAAATGATTTTCTCCCTCATGGACCAGCCTTTTGAGGAAGATGAATCTCGCAAAGAGAATATGAAGCCTCTAGGCAAAGCCAAGGGCGCAATTCGGTTTGAAGATGTTGGTTTCTCATATCAGCAAGAGGCTGGACGAAAAGATGCTCTTACTGGCGTGAGTTTGAATATTAAGCCTGGTGAAGTGGTAGCCTTTGTTGGACCGTCTGGTGGTGGTAAATCTACGCTGGTCAATTTATTGCCGCGTTTCTTTAGGCCGACCAGTGGACAAATTTTCTTGGACGACATTCCCCTTGAGGATATTGTGCTGGCTGATGTGCGTAAACAGCTCGCTTTTGTGAGTCAGGATGTGATTTTATTCAATGACAGTATTGCGGCAAACGTAGCCTATGGCGCTACCGGTGCAGATGGCATCGATCGTGGACGTGTCATAGAGGCACTTGAAGCGGCAAACTTATCTGCGCTCATGAAAGAAATGCCCGATGGAATTGATACTCAAATTGGTGATAACGGCAATCGTCTATCAGGCGGTCAACGTCAGCGCTTGGCTATCGCGAGGGCTATCTACAAAGACGCTCCTATTCTGATTTTGGATGAAGCAACCTCGGCACTCGATTCTGAATCCGAGCGTCAAGTGCAAGATGCTTTAGAGCGATTAATGGCCGGTAGAACTACTTTAGTTATCGCACATCGCTTGTCAACCATAGAGCATGCTGATCGGATTGTGGTGCTAGAGCATGGCCATGTGATTGAGAATGGCTCACACGAAGAATTGATTGCTAAGGATGGCTTATATGCCAACTTGCATCGCATTCAGTTTTCGAATGCTTAA